TGGCACAAGATATTCCGCAGCTTCACCTACATGGGCAGTCGCGGCGCCGCAGTCGAATGTGTGAGCGCCATCGACATAGCCCTCTGGGACATCCGAGGCAAAGTCCTGGCTAAGCCGATTTACGAGCTGTTGGGTGGACCGGTACGCGATGAAATCGGGCTCTACACCCATCCCAACCAGGCCAAGTTTATCAGCAAGGAGGCTGTGGTCCGCGAAATTCGAGACATCGTCGAGTCCGGCCACACGGCGCTCAAGTTCGATCCTTTCCCCTACCAGGGTAGCACCGCCGATGGACAGCCTCGCGAACAGCGGGACGGCTACCTCGATGGCAGCATGACCCGCAAGGATGAACGCGAAGCCGCAGAACTCACGGCTCTGATCCGCGAAACGGCCGGCTCAGATGTCGATATCCTCATCGATGCGCATGGCCGCTTCGACGTTCCGACCGCCATTCGCCTTTGTCGAAGCCTCGAGGAGGCTGGCCAGATCGATTGGTTCGAGGAGCCCTGTCCACCGGAGAGCCTCAATGCGCTCAGACAGGTCCGCGAGAAGGTCAATGCTCCCATCTCGTGGGGCGAGCGCGGCCAT
Above is a window of Rhizobium etli CFN 42 DNA encoding:
- a CDS encoding mandelate racemase/muconate lactonizing enzyme family protein, producing the protein MKITSVRPWLIKSDASYWGEFLFVEVTTDEGLSGWGEITTTTRLANRALCTILRQIGAALTGEDPARIEYLWHKIFRSFTYMGSRGAAVECVSAIDIALWDIRGKVLAKPIYELLGGPVRDEIGLYTHPNQAKFISKEAVVREIRDIVESGHTALKFDPFPYQGSTADGQPREQRDGYLDGSMTRKDEREAAELTALIRETAGSDVDILIDAHGRFDVPTAIRLCRSLEEAGQIDWFEEPCPPESLNALRQVREKVNAPISWGERGHTKWDFVPVLENKLADYIMPDVTWTGGITELKKISALCEAYYIPVSPHDAAGPINVVAGAQVMMTVPNFYKLETSEWNLGKYDHLIDRPLDVSNGSLKLRAKPGLGVEMNRDYLESHEIELD